One Calderihabitans maritimus genomic window, CTTTAATTTAAAAAACATACAAAACTATATAAAAACTTAATTTCGTAGGGCGGGCTTCTTCCTATCGTTATAAATACCCACCCTACGAAAATATCATTTAAATTCCCAGCCTCTTATAAATATCCGCAAGTTTTTCGCGTGCCCGGGCTTTTATCTGATAATACATATTATTGCCTTCCGCATCCATTGCTACAATAAGGGGACCAAAATCCTTAACCCGAAACTTCCAAATAGCTTCTGGCATTAAATCTTCCCACCAAACTCCTTCGATGGCTTGAATTTTTTCAGTCTCCCAAGAAGCAGCTCCTCCTACAATAGCCAGATAACACCCGCCATATTTTTTCATGGCCTCCATACTGGCTTCCATCATTCCTGCTTTACCAATAATTGCTCTCACTCCATATTTACCCATTAATCCAGGAGTAAACCGATCCATTCGAGAACTGGTAGTAGTTCCGATACATACTTTTTCATACCCACCGTTTACCTTGCGTACGTTAGGTGCCGTATGAATACAAGCAGCTCCGGTAAAATCGACTGGAGGGGGAACATTATTTTCAAAAATACGGATTAAATTGGCATCTCTTATCCCAAAAATAGTCCCTTCCAAAAACACCGTATCACCAATCTTCAACTTACGAACTTCTTCTTCCGATAAGGGCGTAGTCAATCTATACTCAGCCATAGTTATCCCTCCTTTATTTGACACTCTAGCTTAATATCCGAATTCCACTTTACCATTGACATCAATCTTAG contains:
- a CDS encoding FumA C-terminus/TtdB family hydratase beta subunit, with translation MAEYRLTTPLSEEEVRKLKIGDTVFLEGTIFGIRDANLIRIFENNVPPPVDFTGAACIHTAPNVRKVNGGYEKVCIGTTTSSRMDRFTPGLMGKYGVRAIIGKAGMMEASMEAMKKYGGCYLAIVGGAASWETEKIQAIEGVWWEDLMPEAIWKFRVKDFGPLIVAMDAEGNNMYYQIKARAREKLADIYKRLGI